The Manihot esculenta cultivar AM560-2 chromosome 1, M.esculenta_v8, whole genome shotgun sequence genome has a window encoding:
- the LOC110618025 gene encoding RING-H2 finger protein ATL79 isoform X1: MRPQPEMTTAASPHIIHLSPPLPHTTSTACSPHAHSCRWWPYSNSNDFGANTAMILIILLCALICALALNTAIRCFLNGGHHPPDRLPQNRREIEEQRKPNTEAGAAPLVVAPTLVYSAGMKLGGEEADCAICLSEFMEGDGIRVLGTCKHGFHVHCIERWLSCHFSCPTCRRSCLASVPSSSETSETPRNDLNNPSQQPETPMATGQFTSTP, from the coding sequence ATGCGGCCGCAACCAGAAATGACAACGGCCGCTTCTCCACATATCATCCACCTCTCTCCACCGCTTCCCCACACAACATCGACGGCATGTTCCCCCCACGCTCACAGCTGCAGGTGGTGGCCTTACTCAAACTCTAATGATTTTGGAGCCAACACAGCCATGATCCTCATCATCCTCCTCTGTGCACTAATATGTGCTCTTGCTCTCAACACAGCTATCCGCTGCTTCTTAAACGGCGGCCATCACCCACCAGACCGTCTTCCCCAAAATCGACGAGAAATTGAGGAACAGCGAAAACCCAACACTGAAGCAGGTGCAGCGCCATTGGTGGTGGCTCCAACGCTGGTGTATTCGGCAGGGATGAAGCTGGGAGGAGAAGAGGCTGACTGCGCTATTTGCTTGTCGGAGTTCATGGAGGGTGATGGGATTCGGGTTTTGGGAACTTGCAAGCATGGGTTCCATGTCCACTGTATCGAACGGTGGTTGTCTTGCCACTTCTCTTGTCCCACTTGTCGCCGCAGTTGTCTTGCTTCCGTCCCCTCCTCCTCAGAAACTTCCGAGACACCAAGAAATGACCTAAACAACCCTTCCCAACAACCGGAGACCCCGATGGCTACAGGTCAATTCACTAGTACTCCTTAA
- the LOC110618025 gene encoding RING-H2 finger protein ATL79 isoform X2: MRPQPEMTTAASPHIIHLSPPLPHTTSTACSPHAHSCRWWPYSNSNDFGANTAMILIILLCALICALALNTAIRCFLNGGHHPPDRLPQNRREIEEQRKPNTEAGAAPLVVAPTLVYSAGMKLGGEEADCAICLSEFMEGDGIRVLGTCKHGFHVHCIERWLSCHFSCPTCRRSCLASVPSSSETSETPRNDLNNPSQQPETPMATGF; this comes from the coding sequence ATGCGGCCGCAACCAGAAATGACAACGGCCGCTTCTCCACATATCATCCACCTCTCTCCACCGCTTCCCCACACAACATCGACGGCATGTTCCCCCCACGCTCACAGCTGCAGGTGGTGGCCTTACTCAAACTCTAATGATTTTGGAGCCAACACAGCCATGATCCTCATCATCCTCCTCTGTGCACTAATATGTGCTCTTGCTCTCAACACAGCTATCCGCTGCTTCTTAAACGGCGGCCATCACCCACCAGACCGTCTTCCCCAAAATCGACGAGAAATTGAGGAACAGCGAAAACCCAACACTGAAGCAGGTGCAGCGCCATTGGTGGTGGCTCCAACGCTGGTGTATTCGGCAGGGATGAAGCTGGGAGGAGAAGAGGCTGACTGCGCTATTTGCTTGTCGGAGTTCATGGAGGGTGATGGGATTCGGGTTTTGGGAACTTGCAAGCATGGGTTCCATGTCCACTGTATCGAACGGTGGTTGTCTTGCCACTTCTCTTGTCCCACTTGTCGCCGCAGTTGTCTTGCTTCCGTCCCCTCCTCCTCAGAAACTTCCGAGACACCAAGAAATGACCTAAACAACCCTTCCCAACAACCGGAGACCCCGATGGCTACAG